A window of Corvus cornix cornix isolate S_Up_H32 chromosome 4, ASM73873v5, whole genome shotgun sequence contains these coding sequences:
- the LOC104696815 gene encoding 16 kDa beta-galactoside-binding lectin, with the protein MVLPERVRLLELSAASLRAVQKGLGGVLPVGAGVCSMEKGVVVTQLDVEPGECIKVKGKIQSDAKGFAVNVGKNSNTLMLHFNPRFDCHGDVNTLVCNSKEDGMWGEEDRKADFPFQHGDKIEMCISFDETEATVKLPEAEFKFPNRLGMDKIEYLAVEGDFKVKAIKFS; encoded by the exons ATGGTCCTGCCCGAGCGAGTTCGGCTGCTGGAGCTCAGCGCTGCGTCACTCCGTGCTGTGCAGAAGGGGCTCGGGGGTGTCCTGCCTGTTGGGGCCGGTGTCTGCAGCATGGAGAAA GGAGTGGTTGTTACTCAGCTGGACGTTGAGCCTGGTGAGTGCATCAAGGTCAAAGGGAAGATCCAGTCTGATGCCAAAGG GTTTGCTGTGAATGTCGGGAAGAACAGCAACACCCTCATGCTGCATTTCAACCCTCGCTTTGACTGTCACGGGGATGTCAACACCCTTGTGTGTAATTCCAAGGAGGATGGCATGTGGGGGGAGGAGGACAGGAAGGCTGACTTTCCCTTCCAGCATGGTGACAAGATTGAG ATGTGCATCTCCTTCGATGAAACCGAGGCAACAGTGAAGCTGCCCGAGGCAGAATTCAAGTTCCCGAATCGGCTGGGCATGGACAAAATTGAAT
- the SOWAHB gene encoding ankyrin repeat domain-containing protein SOWAHB — protein sequence MARELSQEAVLDFLWAAGGRAPNTALLRHFQRFLRDPALTEQQRRERREYFKSLVNSLATVHPAAAPGASKDIVLRRRYRDLLDEELPDEQREQEEEKKEPEPPPAPRRDPDGRRGPRGEAPPPYRTQPLSSGPWALRPGGTARPRPPALPSGPGALSPAVPPRSLSAPLPAAGLPSATPSRPRTPPLPLGPEMPPPYRLPQPRSPPQPATGMPSLKAPLPSASPGRRPPAGPIQSPLLSSGPRALSPPELPSSRSLPFLSRTDLPPSRSLPLLSAPEVLPLSRSLQALPAGPSSSSLLLSGPEVLPSTRLPPSQSRSLQQLPTRPSPDLPRGSRGLTPKGPTQPQVLRLYPCQSLTLPSGPGILPPTRPPPQSLPQSPTLPSPSRSLQPPLASSPPSQSLLPAQGPAVPQAPESQPPAPLPVFRSIRCQLALSEVQGTPPSLHDDCGRQPRSVLSKSSPRNAASRGPLVPLGQREHAWLVAMSAGCWAQVRGLFLEEPELALQRDFISGFTVLHWLAKHGDGPGLQELAAAAQQVGLALDVDARSGCGYTPLHLAAIHGHQLVIKVLVLQLGCQVQVRDGSGRRPWEYLGSSTSGEIWQLLEAPRGTIMFPTQPLARSMSSVSKVSPSTGRAALPACLRVQLGRGAASHQSSSDSD from the exons ATGGCGCGGGAGCTGAGccaggaggctgtgctggacTTCCTCTGGGCGGCCGGGGGGCGAGCCCCCAACACGGCGCTGCTCCGCCACTTCCAGCGGTTCCTCCGCGACCCGGCACTGACGGAGCAGCAGCGGCGGGAGCGCCGCGAGTACTTCAAGAGCCTCGTCAACTCCCTGGCCACCGTCCACCCCGCCGCCGCCCCTGGCGCCTCCAAGGACATCGTCCTCCGCCGCAGGTACCGCGACCTCCTCGATGAGGAGCTGCCGGACGAACAgcgggagcaggaggaggaaaagaaggagccggagccgccgccggcGCCCCGACGCGACCCCGACGGGCGGCGCGGCCCCCGCGGGGAGGCG CCGCCCCCGTACCGGACCCAGCCGCTGTCCTCGGGCCCCTGGGCGCTTCGCCCCGGCGGCACGGcgcgcccccggcccccggcGCTGCCGTCGGGTCCTGGGGCGCTGTCCCCTGCTGTGCCGCCCCGGTCCCTGTCAGCGCCGCTGCCTGCCGCCGGGCTGCCGTCTGCCACACCGTCCCGGCCTCGGACACCACCACTGCCATTGGGCCCGGAGATGCCGCCTCCCTACAGGTTGCCTCAGCCCCGATCTCCGCCGCAGCCCGCGACTGGGATGCCCTCACTGAAGGCCCCACTGCCCTCAGCAAGCCCGGGGAGACGACCCCCCGCCGGACCCATCCAGTCCCCGCTGCTGTCATCGGGCCCTAGGGCGCTGTCGCCCCCCGAGCTGCCGTCATCTCGGTCCCTGCCGTTTTTATCCCGCACCGACCTGCCCCCGTCCCGATCCTTGCCGTTGCTGTCCGCCCCGGAGGTGCTGCCCCTGTCCCGGTCCCTGCAGGCACTCCCTGCCGgtccctcctcatcctcactgCTTTTATCAGGCCCCGAAGTGCTCCCCTCCACCAGGCTGCCCCCATCGCAGTCCaggtccctgcagcagctccccaccAGGCCATCCCCAGACTTGCCGAGGGGATCCAGGGGGCTGACCCCCAAGGGACCAACCCAACCTCAAGTCCTGCGGCTGTACCCATGCCAAAGCCTGACACTGCCGTCAGGTCCTGGGATCCTGCCCCCCACCAGGCCCCCCCCCCAATCTCTGCCACAGTCCCCCACTCTACCATCCCCATCCCgctccctgcagccacccctTGCCAGCTCACCCCCATCCCAGTCcttgctgccagcacagggcccCGCAGTGCCCCAAGCCCCAGAGAGCCAGCCCCCAGCACCGCTGCCTGTTTTCCGGAGCATCAGGTGCCAGCTCGCTTTGTCGGAGGTGCAGGGCACCCCCCCATCACTGCACGATGACTGTGGGCGGCAGCCCCGCTCCGTGCTCTCCAAGAGCTCCCCCAGGAATGCCGCAAGCCGGGGGCCGTTGGTGCCGCTGGGACAGCGGGAGCACGCCTGGCTGGTGGCAATGTCAGCGGGCTGCTGGGCTCAGGTGCGGGGGCTCTTTCTGGAAGAGCCTGAgctggccctgcagagggacTTCATATCAGGCTTCACGGTCCTTCACTGGCTGGCCAAGCACGGTGACGGGCCGggcctgcaggagctggcagcgGCGGCGCAGCAGGTTGGGCTGGCCCTGGACGTGGACGCCCGCTCGGGCTGTGGGTACACGCCGCTGCACCTGGCTGCCATACACGGCCACCAGCTTGTCATCaaggtgctggtgctgcagctggggtgCCAGGTGCAGGTGCGGGACGGCAGCGGGCGCCGGCCGTGGGAATACCTGGGCAGCTCCACCTCGGGGGAGAtctggcagctcctggaggcACCCCGTGGCACAATCATGTTCCCCACGCAGCCCCTGGCCCGCAGCATGTCCTCTGTCAGCAAGGTCTCGCCGTCCACTGGTagggcagcactgcctgcctgcctcaGGGTGCAGCTCGGCCGTGGGGCAGCGTCCCACCAGTCCAGCAGCGACAGTGACTGA